AATTATGCAAATATCAGTAACAGGCCGCATGAAAGTAGCACCAATCCCTTGGCTTAGATGAATTTATAATGTGTATATTGGTAATCAAGCAAAGTCTTGTAATCTAATCATTATAGACATAATATCTTAACTCAGCAGTAGTGTCATACAATTCAACACAAATTAAGAATAAGACGCCTTGAACAGACAGATCggctctttctctccatcttattgtttttaaaaatggcgcTGAGCGCGTCACCGCCGTGCGCCGCGGCCCCGACGCGCACTGATGCTGGAGCGCGGAGCGCAGAGCGCACTGGCGGCTGCTGCTGACGCGGGACTGGATATGCGGCGATGCTCTTGCGTGTCAGGGCACTGGCAGCGGTCTCTGAGCAGACACGGAGAGATTTCGCTTCGGACGAGCGATTaaaaaagggaggagaaggggaagaggaagacgagcgGGGAAAGCAAACGGTCGCTCCGGTTCCTGGTTCGCGTCTCGCGTCCGCTcgtcggcggcggcggcccgacGACTGTCATCTGAAACCCGGGGCGAGATTTGAAGCGTCGCAGAGATGCGCTGGTAGGTCGGCGGCTGCTGCACAGCTCGTAAAAGCGTCTTTGTTGGTGAAACGACAAtagggaaggggaaggggaagtGGGTCGACGGCGGAACGCTGTGATTCGTTTTATGTAAATAGTGCATGTGACGGGctgcaaaggcctcgcagaTGATGCTGATAAGCTAATCAGTCGGAGTGAAGGATAGCCCTGATAACCATGTCGCTGATGCTGCACTTGCCCCTGTCTGATTAATCATTCTTGTTTAATTCACTGATTGAGtcggagaagggggggggggatctcttTGTAGAAAACAGAAGGGTTTGATTCGATCTGCCAGCACAACATGCACGCCCCTTCTGAAGTGGATCCGTTCCAAAGAAAGCAGCAAATGTGATATTGCAGCTGCACGGTGGGGTACCTTCTGTGCCGATGTTCACTGGTGTCTTTTTGCATCCAGAAAACTCAGCGATGAAAGGAGGACGGGAGGACGAAGTGTGGAGAGAGCTTGATCTGGTCCCGGAGAGCTTTTAGTTAGACTCAGATCCAGGTACTGCCAGGCTCAGTTACACCTGAGTGAAATACCTTTGTGATTTCCAGAGTGATGACTGCGTTATGTAATCGGTAAAGTAGCTATTGTTAAATGAATCTGTTATTTTTCTCGTCAGATTTTAGACATTATGTCCTTAAAACAAATTAACACATTTAAGGCAAGTTTTTGAAACCCCTGGAATCATGTCAGAATtgaatacaaatataaatatatatcatTTTAGCAGGAGGTTCCCTCTCGTCtgagcctggtcccgctcaaggtttctccctgttaaaagcTTTTTCTGCTTCATTGGGGGTCTGGCTTTGGGTTTCTGTCTATCATAGGCACTGTAAAGACACTGTATGAATGAAGTAGTGTTGACCTGatggtgtttttttctcttctggcAGTAAAGTCGGTGGTCAGGAGGTGATGGCAGTCTTCACTGAGCTTCACCACCACTGCTCCCCATTCCTACTGATGGAGCCCATCCTGGTGCACTCCTGAACCTAAAATCAGTGCTGCCCTCTCCCCCACCTTCACCCTCTGACCTCCCCCTTGATCGCCCCCCTCCCTGCGCCACTCTTGATCCATTCACCATTTGTTCCGCCCAGCTCTCCATCCGCTGGCCCTTTCACAGTGAATCTCCACTGTATCCGTCTGATCTTCCCTGACTATGGCGTGCTGCGGCCGCTCTCTGGACTCCCCATGCACACTGGCCTTGTTAGTGGGCTTCCAGTTTGCATTTGTCCTCTATTTCTCCCTCGGGGGCTTCAAGGGCCTCGTGTCAGTCCTGGTGCACACCACGGAGCCAGAGTTCGACTACTCTCGGCCGCACGACGTCTACACCAACCTCAGTCATCTTGGAGCGCTGCCTCCCCCACCTCGGAACTCCAGCATCGGAGCAACCGCTACTGGCCTGCCCCTCAAAGACTGCCAGCTCCCCTCGCCGCTGCTGGGTAAGCTTGGAGACATGGAACACTCCCACAGGTCAGATTTACTCTTTTTCTCATGCCTCTTCCTTTCCCCAGTGGGACCGGTGTCCGTCCATCTCTCCTCGCCGCTGTCTCTGGAGGAGATCCGACAGAGAAACCCGCTGGTATTACCGGGGGGACGTTACAGGCCTCCAGACTGTGAGCCCCGCCACCACACTGCTATAGTGGTGCCATACCGGAACCGGCAGTCCCACCTCCGTGCTCTCCTTTATCACCTCCACCCTTTCCTGCAGAGACAGCAGATCCACTACAGCATCTATATAGTGCAGCAGGTCAGCTGATGGGAGCGATGCAATAAATCAGCACCGCCTTCAATGACTTCTTATTCCTTTTACCCTCTATTTGCTGCTTTAGTGGGGGAACAGCACTTTTAATCGGGCGAAACTGCTGAACGTCGGAGTGCGGGAGGCCCTCAGAGACGAGGACTGGAGCTGCATCTTCCTGCACGACGTCGACCTGCTGCCTGAAAATGACCACAACATCTACACCTGCCACAAGCAGTTCCCCACGCATCTGTCAGTGGCCATGGACAAGTTCCGATACAGGTAGAAGGGCGGCGTGTTGGTGCGCGCGGGTGTCCTTCAGACACTGAACCAATTGAGACTCTTTCGCTCACAGTTCATCGCTGGGAAAAACTCCCCtaatgatgtaaaaaaaaaacttcttaaaTGCCAGTGAAACGTATGAAGTGAGGAAGGTTTACAGCCGTAGAGGCATTTCAGATAAAGATAAAACAAATATGCAGTGTTTGTAAAGCCGGTATTCACGCCAAGCCCATAATGGCCCACAAAGACAATAAACTATaagaggagaacaaaaacaCCACTTGGAATGCAGGAAAAGAGGCTAATTAAGATTTTGCTCAACCAAGGTGTGGTTTCACATCAGTCGGAGTGAAGGATAGAGGGTCGACGGTCAGATTCCACGACGGGACGAAATGCACACATCTATTCTTTCGTTGACACCTTCACTTCTCCCAACTTTTATAAACGTTTCTTTTCAAGAGGAGCTGATGAGTGTgctttggtcatgtgaccctccCAGGTTGCCATACACTCAGTATTTTGGTGGAGTGTCTGCAGTCACCCCAGAACAGTACATGAAGATGAACGGCTTCCCTAATCACTACTGGGGTTGGGGTGGAGAAGACGATGACATTGCTGCCAGGtgaggaaggtcaaaggtcagctgatcacgtaagcccctttcacacatgACCACGTGTTGACACATGCAGAGTCCAGCAATATGACAACACCGACAATATCATCAGGTTAAAGGGCTGGGCTGGTTCTTCTCCAAGGCCTCTCTAGACTCTCACTGTAGAGCCAGTGGATCCAATccagtgcatgtgtgaaaggggcGATGGTGAACTCTGAAACGTGCATGTTGGCATCCCCAAGGCTGGGCCTCACATTTGCTTCTTCTCTGGTTCATGGTCTTTTCTTTGTGTCTTCTTTACTGACTCATTTCTGTCTCGTCCCTCTACTTTCTGTTCTTTTGACATTATTTCCTCCCCTAACATCATGTCTCATCTCCACTCCTCTCActgctgtggttctgctgtctgtctctcagAGTGGGCTCAGTGAGTATGTTCATGGAGTTTCTGaacctttttcctctctcccctaTTTTGGCCATTTAGATTTTAAATGGTTTTCGAAAATACGTGCGCACCCTTTGGCCTGTTCTAGGTGATATAGGAATAATATCAGATCCTCGGCATTCGTGACTTATACATTGTTTCGGTCGACTTAAATAAAATGGGGGGTGCATAAACCACAGAGATGGAAAAGGCAAGCCGCATTGTTTTGACATAAAAGCCACTTTCATTCGTCACCCACGCTTTTGTTTACTTCCCCGAGTCCAACCGAATCTCTGAGTGGATCTAGTTTAACCATTTAGATGAACTACTGCTGCCATCACGCTACAGGATATGTAGTTAGcgcagaaaaaacaaaagcttttggGATGATCGTGACTCCAGCTCTGCGTCTGCACAGAGTCCGCCTGTCTGGCATGAAGATTATACGCCCCCCTGTGGCCATCGGTCATTACAAGATGATCAAGCATAAAGGAGACAGAGGCAACGAGCAGAACCCACGCAGGTAAGACCCCCGCAGACACGCCCACATGATGTGGTTATGTTTTAGATCTAATAAAGTGAACAAAATATACACTTTTAGCCTTTTATGTTCAGGATCTGGGGGAAAATAATGGACCCATCTctacagattttattttatttttttatcgaCAGGCCGTCTTGTAGTGTTGATATTTTCCTGTGATTGCTCTATCTAGCTGCCTGGGGCAGTAGAgccatttgtttttaattaaccagactgctttttttttgtcagtgtgATGTTTTCGGCGGATATTGTTCATTATAAAAACTGCCACTGTTTCACATTAGTGACATTCGCAGGGGAATACGTCTCAAACATAATTAAGACTGACCTTGTTCCGCCTGCCAGGAGTGCTTTAT
This genomic window from Takifugu rubripes chromosome 3, fTakRub1.2, whole genome shotgun sequence contains:
- the b4galt3 gene encoding beta-1,4-galactosyltransferase 3, which translates into the protein MACCGRSLDSPCTLALLVGFQFAFVLYFSLGGFKGLVSVLVHTTEPEFDYSRPHDVYTNLSHLGALPPPPRNSSIGATATGLPLKDCQLPSPLLVGPVSVHLSSPLSLEEIRQRNPLVLPGGRYRPPDCEPRHHTAIVVPYRNRQSHLRALLYHLHPFLQRQQIHYSIYIVQQWGNSTFNRAKLLNVGVREALRDEDWSCIFLHDVDLLPENDHNIYTCHKQFPTHLSVAMDKFRYRLPYTQYFGGVSAVTPEQYMKMNGFPNHYWGWGGEDDDIAARVRLSGMKIIRPPVAIGHYKMIKHKGDRGNEQNPRRFDLLKRTRLNWRSDGLNSLTYELLSKSLEPLYTNITVNIGEDPRLPHKGPIPVKSPTPVQQQNTSKSDSTVSLAKKRQIKAAAAVNLTVIKAGGKKPESLQLKANRTAREMTNRV